The sequence ACTCAACGCCGCGATGCCGGGCGGGCCGGCCGCTCCCCCGCCGGCGTAGCGCGCCCGGATCGCTCCCGGCGCGCACGGCCTCTCACACACCGAGGCTCCGGGCGGGAAAGCCCGCACGCGCCGCGAGCGCGGTCAGCTCCTCGGTCCGTGCGGCGCGCAGGCACACCACCGGATAGCAGTCCGACTCGATGTCGAGGACGGCCAGCGCAGCGCCGACCTCCCGGTAGTGGCGGCCGCAGGCGTCCAGGAACTCGGCGGTCGGCAGGAGCATCTCATGGGCGTCGAAGAGCACCCAGGGGTCCACGGACGGACGGGACGCGAGAGCGGTCAACCGGCCCCGTACCTCGGTGGGGTCCTCCTTCCAGTCGAACTCCGCGAGCAACCGGTGCTCGTCGAGCGCGTCGATGAGCGCTATCCAGGCGAGGTTGGGAACGGCCTCCTCGATACCCCGGTCCTCCAGCCGGTCCGCGTGGTCACGCACATAGCCGTCGGGGTCGACGTGGGCGTGCCGCACCCGTTCGGCGACTGCCGGGCTGCCGGGCGCGAGCAGGGTGGCGATGGCTTCCAGGGACGTGGCGACGGCGTCGGTGCCGGACATGATGCGCACTCCTTCGACGGCCGCGCGACTGCGGCCGGTACACGGCTGCGGGCGCCCTGTTCGGCGTCCTTGTGGCACCCTCCCACGGGGGTACGACAACGGGCCGCGCGCCGCCGGACGGCAGGGGCGAAGGCCCCCCCGCGCGCGAAGGACGGACAAGGACGGACAGGGAGCGACGGCCGTCCGGAACACCGCGGGCGCGGGGGCGGCGGCGGGCACATGGCCGGTGTCCTGGCCGGGGCCGGGGCGGGGGGCGGAAGGTGCGGGCGTCGGCCTCACGCATCACTATGCGTCCCCCGACGGTACGGAACTCGCCGGTACGGAACTCGCCGGTACGACGACGCTCCGCTTCCGGACCGAGGACGAGCTCCGCTCCTCGCTGCGGGCCGCGGGCTT is a genomic window of Streptomyces sp. NBC_01237 containing:
- a CDS encoding DUF6630 family protein, whose product is MSGTDAVATSLEAIATLLAPGSPAVAERVRHAHVDPDGYVRDHADRLEDRGIEEAVPNLAWIALIDALDEHRLLAEFDWKEDPTEVRGRLTALASRPSVDPWVLFDAHEMLLPTAEFLDACGRHYREVGAALAVLDIESDCYPVVCLRAARTEELTALAARAGFPARSLGV